In Chromobacterium rhizoryzae, one genomic interval encodes:
- a CDS encoding DUF4311 domain-containing protein: MLLIILLKSLLIGGLVGVAVGAGAARMFHAPTSQGMGAFRTLGELNSCEGDPASHFSFGLGFFFNAWASSVAAGAFTQDIDHRVIPHWGAAALLARNRNLAETLHNPRKMALVCGVIGMLLVAFLNTTASAVPASLQITAVKVLVPAANLLVNTVMPVIFWLAAIEAGRRSGLWGTVFGGLAQLIMGNAVPGLVLGILIGKGVDEGGWNKITKLMMAAIVALFALSAFFRGFDLKLLSSFHLNAPSWLELLHAAVRGA; encoded by the coding sequence ATGCTTCTGATCATTCTTCTCAAGTCGCTGTTGATAGGCGGTCTGGTCGGCGTCGCGGTGGGCGCCGGCGCGGCCCGCATGTTCCACGCGCCGACTTCCCAGGGCATGGGCGCTTTCCGCACCCTGGGCGAGCTCAATTCCTGCGAGGGCGACCCGGCCTCGCATTTTTCCTTCGGCCTGGGCTTTTTCTTCAACGCCTGGGCCTCGTCGGTGGCCGCCGGCGCCTTCACCCAGGACATCGACCACCGGGTGATTCCGCACTGGGGCGCCGCGGCTTTGCTGGCGCGCAACCGCAATCTGGCGGAGACCCTGCACAACCCGCGCAAGATGGCCTTGGTGTGCGGGGTAATCGGCATGCTGCTGGTGGCCTTCCTGAACACCACCGCTTCGGCGGTGCCGGCTTCGCTGCAAATCACCGCGGTCAAGGTCTTGGTGCCCGCGGCCAACCTCTTGGTCAACACTGTGATGCCGGTGATTTTCTGGCTGGCGGCGATTGAGGCCGGCCGGCGTTCCGGTCTGTGGGGCACGGTGTTCGGCGGCCTGGCCCAACTGATCATGGGCAATGCGGTGCCGGGCCTGGTGCTGGGCATTCTGATCGGCAAGGGCGTGGACGAGGGCGGCTGGAACAAGATCACCAAGCTGATGATGGCGGCCATCGTGGCGCTGTTCGCGCTCAGCGCCTTCTTCCGCGGCTTTGATCTGAAGCTGCTGAGCAGCTTCCACCTGAACGCCCCGTCCTGGCTGGAACTGCTGCACGCCGCCGTGCGCGGCGCTTGA
- a CDS encoding SFCGS family glycine-rich protein, with amino-acid sequence MTQITVVIGDRLGKGQKVGAGAEAAGARAVVIAGMAADMKLGDVMQAEGAQLGISFCGSGGAGAITAQTKYGYKAKYGMRSVEEGVTAIEEGYTVLGFGFMDKEELGQRLVAAYQKKYGG; translated from the coding sequence ATGACACAGATAACCGTAGTGATTGGCGACCGTCTGGGCAAGGGACAGAAAGTGGGCGCGGGCGCGGAGGCCGCCGGCGCGCGCGCGGTGGTGATCGCGGGCATGGCCGCGGATATGAAGCTGGGCGACGTGATGCAGGCGGAGGGCGCGCAGCTGGGCATTTCCTTCTGCGGCAGCGGCGGCGCCGGCGCCATCACCGCGCAGACCAAGTACGGCTACAAGGCCAAGTACGGCATGCGTTCGGTGGAGGAGGGCGTGACCGCGATCGAGGAGGGCTACACCGTGCTCGGCTTCGGCTTCATGGACAAGGAAGAGCTGGGGCAGCGGCTGGTGGCGGCCTATCAGAAGAAATACGGCGGCTGA
- a CDS encoding glycine dehydrogenase, with amino-acid sequence MNDQVRPAAVDQTAIRRLADQVLGQIPALLDAAGKSLTEVQQQKLDSHVLAMARRSLTGEGLPDFDKSLFDEISDTTRRLSAAVVALFGNLPEEEALLLSIHFEMAKNKA; translated from the coding sequence ATGAACGATCAAGTCCGTCCCGCCGCCGTCGACCAGACCGCGATCCGCCGCCTGGCGGACCAGGTTCTGGGGCAGATTCCCGCCTTGCTGGATGCGGCCGGCAAGTCTCTGACCGAGGTTCAGCAGCAGAAGCTGGATTCGCACGTGCTGGCGATGGCGCGCCGCTCGCTGACCGGCGAAGGGCTGCCGGATTTCGACAAGAGCCTGTTCGACGAGATCTCGGACACCACGCGGCGGCTGTCCGCCGCGGTGGTGGCCCTGTTCGGCAATCTGCCGGAAGAAGAAGCGCTTTTGCTGTCCATTCATTTCGAGATGGCCAAGAACAAGGCCTGA
- a CDS encoding DUF4312 family protein, whose protein sequence is MQRRFESSVTVSGRGDSKAQACADALSGVQRAVTAAGHPVLLRIEPMRVTVVAAEEIRRRERFLFFFLPRDRLSYAVTLEVEVSVTALDIEAVPFVARQV, encoded by the coding sequence ATGCAAAGGCGTTTCGAGTCCAGCGTGACGGTCAGCGGCCGCGGCGACAGCAAGGCGCAAGCTTGCGCCGACGCCTTGTCCGGCGTGCAGCGCGCGGTGACGGCGGCCGGCCATCCGGTGCTGTTGCGCATCGAGCCCATGCGGGTGACGGTGGTCGCGGCGGAGGAGATCCGCCGCCGCGAGCGCTTTCTGTTCTTCTTCCTGCCGCGGGACAGGCTCAGCTACGCCGTCACGCTGGAGGTGGAGGTCAGCGTGACGGCGTTGGATATCGAGGCCGTGCCCTTCGTCGCGCGCCAGGTTTAG